The following proteins are co-located in the Hemicordylus capensis ecotype Gifberg chromosome 11, rHemCap1.1.pri, whole genome shotgun sequence genome:
- the PHF6 gene encoding PHD finger protein 6 has translation MSGSVGQKKGPGRQRKCGFCRSNKDNECGQLLLSENQKVAAHHKCMLFSSALVSSHSDNESLGGFSIEDVQKEIKRGTKLMCSLCHCPGATIGCDVKTCHKTYHYYCALHDKAQIREKPSQGIYMILCRKHKKAPHNSEDLEEGLNEHELEPSPPKKRGRKGRPRKMNLKGQPEDARSTSSHGTDDIESSSYRDRSPHRSSPNDTKPKCGFCHAGEEENEARGKLHIFNAKKAAAHYKCMLFSSGTVQLTTTSRAEFGDFDIKTVLQEIKRGKRMKCTLCSQSGATIGCEIKACIKTYHYHCGVQDKAKYIENMSRGIYKLYCKNHSGNDERDEEDEERESKSREKSVADHSRVPQQQLNGN, from the exons ATGTCGGGCTCCGTCGGACAGAAGAAGGGGCCCGGGAGACAGCGCAAGTGCGGCTTCTGTAGGTCTAATAAAGATAACGaatgtgggcagctgctgctgtctGAAAACCAGAAGGTGGCAGCACATCACAAATGTATG CTTTTCTCTTCTGCCTTGGTGTCGTCACACTCCGATAATGAGAGTCTTGGCGGCTTTTCCATTGAAGATGTACAGAAGGAAATAAAAAGAGGTACCAAGCTG ATGTGCTCGTTATGCCATTGTCCAGGGGCAACTATTGGCTGTGATGTAAAAACCTGCCACAAGACATATCACTACTATTGTGCGTTGCATGACAAGGCTCAGATCCGAGAGAAACCCTCCCAAGGCATTTACAT GATATTGTGTCGAAAACACAAGAAAGCACCACACAATTCTGAAG ACTTAGAAGAAGGTCTTAATGAACACGAGTTGGAACCGTCCCCCCCTAAAAAGAGGGGGCGCAAAGGAAGGCCCAGAAAAATGAATCTCAAAGGGCAGCCAGAAGACGCGCGATCGACATCTTCACATGGCACAGACGACATAGAAAGCAGTTCTTAT AGAGACAGATCACCTCACAGAAGCAGTCCCAATGATACAAAACCTAAATGTGGATTCTGTCATGCAGGTGAAGAAGAAAATGAAGCTAGAGGGAAGCTTCATATATTCAATGCCAAAAAGGCAGCTGCACATTACAAGTGCATG TTGTTCTCTTCTGGCACTGTACAACTGACAACCACGTCAAGGGCAGAGTTTGGTGACTTTGACATTAAAACTGTGCTTCAGGAAATCAAACGAGGGAAAAGAATG AAGTGTACACTCTGTAGTCAGTCTGGTGCTACGATTGGATGTGAAATTAAAGCTTGTATCAAGACTTACCATTACCACTGTGGAGTACAAGACAAAGCAAAATACATTGAGAATATGTCACGAGGGATTTACAA GCTTTACTGTAAAAACCATAGTGGGAATGATGAACGAGACGAAGAGGACGAAGAACGAGAAAGCAAAAGCCGTGAGAAGTCGGTCGCTGACCATAGCAGAGTTccgcagcagcagctcaatgggAACTAG